The genomic region tcatcaattttactttaaaaaatgcctactttcgctttcgttgtggcacggaaagcctctcgatcggctcacttttctggcagttttttagtggtaaaatttcaaggtgaacatcatccttccagATCTAGGGATCGAATaaataaatccaagggaagtaataagctttaaatggacataattatctgacctgccaaattatatatttgttttaaataaatcaaagtggcgcagtaggcggcattgtgtttctgacaaacaaatcatggtaaaaggtcaaggtcatccttcaaggtctaaggtcaaaaatacaaatcaaagggaagtaataagctttaaaggcagataactattcaatattgaacattgcaacttgatatttggcatgcatgtgtatctcatggagctgcacattgagtggtgaaTTTACAGTCACGgtatagtggcttttaattatttgctactaaaaatagagagtggcttttaattatttgctactaaaaatagaaatttgttagagacaattattttcaagggaagtaatttatacaattataaatcttatattctatatttccttaccaagaattaaacttcttttcacagttactgtacatgtttttattttgattatttataactcaaatgaatgatttgtcaaagtttttatACGCCTGTTTAAAAAAaccgggacgtattatagtttcacctggCGGCGGGCggtgtccacagcagtgtccgctctctaattcaaatagttttcatccgatcttcaccaaacttggtcagaagttttatctagacaatatctaggccaagttcgattatgggttatgccgggtcaaaaactaggtcacagggtcacttagtgcatctcaaacatttagcatggtgtccgctctctaattgaagtagttttcatccaatcttcaccaaatttggtcagaagttgtgtctagacaatatctaggtcaagttcaaatatgggtcatgccgggttaaaaactagatcacgaggttacttagtgcatttcaagcattttgtatggtgtccgctctctaattgaagtagttttcatcttatcttcaccaaatttggtcagaagttgtgtctagatgatatgtaggtcaagttcaaatatgggtcatggtaaagttatcaagttgtccaaaaccttcaaacgggcgtatcttgtgacagtttggcactctttttttaaatgatataactatcatttctttactgtactaatttgtgaatggtagggttcactacatacctctggacttatgtctataggtacatgatgaactctggctataatctcacaggccttggttgtcagtgatgtctgacttggtcattttaaCTGACTTCAGACCCCTACCCcttggttggattggacaaaatccaatggaagtaataggctttaaagggagatgatttctatacctgccaaatgataaatagaaattttattttatagcagcgcagtagggggaattgtgtttctgacgaacacatctcttgtttgtcttTGAACTTTCTTCCTCTCTAGAGGTCACATGATGACAAATGGTCCAAATTGTTATCTTGGCTAAGTTTGAATCAGGATCACTTGCATCTGAAAACTAGGTAACCAGGTAtttgaaaactaggtcaccaggtatttgaaaactaggtcaccaggtattggaaaactaggtcaccaggtattggaaaactaggtcatcaggtatttgaaaactaggtcaccaggtatttgaaaactagatcaccaggtatttgaaaactaggtcaccaggtatttgaaaactaggtcaccaggtattTGAAAAGACATTTTAGTCTTTAATCTTGATGTATTTATTACTCAACctcaataaaatatttgaacatatcaaGGACATTTGATTATGGTTAAGTGTTAAAAAACACTTGTCAAGTCTTcgacaattattgtactttgaacACAAATGAGTGCTATTCAGCCATCATGGacatcttgtttttaaaaaaaaaagattttagaaACTTGGGCATGAAGGTTGTTTAAACACAACTTATGTCCTTAAAGGGACAAGTACAtgtttttaaatgcttaatatcaTCAGTTATGTAATCCTGgtatataactttgtaaaacTGGATGCAATTTATTCATTAATGCACATTTTTAAGAGAACTTTGAGAAGAGGTTAAGTCTCTTGATCGAGCTGGCCACTCGGCACCCTGAGCTGCGTGACAGCTACTTGAACAAGTCGCAGCTGGCGGCCTCCAACTTCGATACGATCACCGACGTGGACCGGGTCAAGGCACAGTTGGATGACCTCATGAACTTCTTTGCTGAAGTGGAGGAACAGCTAAGAAAGATCAGAGAAGGTAGTGGTACTAGTGGCAAATATGGCTTCCCCAGGCTCAAAATTGTCTTGAGCCAATTTATTGCAGACAATTTTTAACACATTAATTCTTAATTTGATCAGTTTTATTGggtttaatcaacaagaaaaatttgTAGTCAGGTGCAATTTCTTTAGCCTAATTTGCTAGTTTGTAGCCactggctaatttggcgaatggcataGGAAGCCTACATTGTAAAATTGTCTTAATAATGGTATTTATTTTTTAGCTGATCTCAGAATATAGTGCTCATTGTGATCTCTAGTGTTGGCGAGTGGCTTTCCATAAAAACATTTCTAGATTTTCACGAAACTTAAAAAACAGATCTTCAGGTGAGCTCtctttataatttaatgaaatcaTTACAGTCTGCTGCATAAATACTTCGATAGATCTAAAGAAAGatctaaaaataaattgaaaacaagagaGTTTTTAGCTTATAAGTCCCATAGGATTCTTGTTTCGTATATAGCACAAAGAGTCccactataaaaaaaaatgttgaaaataatgcTCTGTGATATATCTTGCCATGCCCAAAGGTaacatgttaatttaaaaatattctcTCTGAGGCACAAGGCAAAcaaatgttgctttttatgtGCAAAAGCAAGATTTTCTAGTTAGTTTGTGAAATGTATTACCATGGCCCCAACATTGGCCTCATGGTGGTGGTCACATGCTTacttctattattatatatacacatgtatatagtctttaccacttagataggtatttttatgcatttgtagtctcttagaaagttaaatttcatttaagaaCCTTTCTTGctaatttaaagttttaaaagctttatttccaacccttagatactgattagcagtaaacagcatgaaacctgaacagactgcgagttactcgcaagctgttctggttttaagctgtttgcagatagccattttcacttagcttccaAGTGGAAAAGGATTAAATTGCAAAATGACTTGactatgattttaaaatattcttataGGAACACACAAGGCCCAAGAGGACTCGTACTTTGAAAAGTTTGATGTAGAAGTCATCTATCAAAAAGTGCTCAAATGATTCCCCATAAGTAAACATAAGCCATGCTTCAGGGATGGGCATTTGCTTTGATTTTATCAAATTACCTGGGTCTTTTAAATggaaatttatgaaataaaaatatgtctGTATTGTTCCCCCATACATTTAagcgggtatgcacgatttttatgtcccccactatagtagttggggacatattgtttttgccctgtctgtctgttggtctgtctgtctgtttgcgccaactttaacattttgcaataacttttgctatattgaagatagcaacttcatagttggcatgcatgtgtatctcatgaagctgcacattttgagtggtgaaaggtcaaggtcatccttcgaggtcagaggtcaaatatatgtggccaaaatcgctcattttatgaatactttttcaatattgaagatagcaacttgatatttggcatgcatgtgtatctcatggagctgcacattttgagtggtgaaaggtcaaggtcaaggtcatccttcaaggtcagaggtcaattatatgtggccaaaatcgctcattttatgaatacttttgcaatattgaagatagcaacttgttataagtgttaaattgtaatatattgataaaaatatgttacaataacacaaaataggctaGAAAAATTATACTTTGAAGAAGAATTTCATgacatgcagcaaagacaaattagcgccccgagccgattgtgacctagatattttgtacatatttgcctacaataatcgaagcattcgtctttttataaggatcagagttagtgttcgtgtgtcatatgaatagatatcgttgcaggaaattataaTGATatgtaaaacttaatttagattcacatggtacatgcatgatatacatgcagaattaaatatctggcctatttagcattttttgacacatgttcttcatagcttttattttaatttatattgaaatttatgtaccgggtatacaaagatttttacacattttatataaattcaacaaaatatttgacaaaatggtCTATCCccgctttaaattaaaaaaacttgaaaactttgtttaaaaaattgttcTCAAATGTTTATACTCTAATGCGCATGCACACATGTTTTAGAGGGAAGCTTCATATCGGATGAGTTGTGGTTGTTTGGGCCGATGTTCACGGCAGCAGACATTGGTCTTGCGGTCCTCCTACACCGGCTCACACTACTCGGGCTCGCACGACGATTCTTCCCTCCCGACAGGTGCCCCTGCATTCACCAGTACTTCTACCAGGTGCAGAAACGACCGGCGTTCCAGAAAATACAGCACGAGATAGGGATGTTGAGGCTGACCTTGGCCTTGCAGACTTTGAAAGCAGCTTCCCCGTATTTACTTGCTTTGGGTATAGTAGGAGCGGGAATAGGGGCTGGATATTATGTGTACAAAAAGATTAATGAATCTGAGTAAACCTGTGATTTTAGGATCTTTTTAAATAGGTGTtgtttcagtgatttttttccgcCTAAAagtacagcctcttacaggctgtttcccaattgcaaaaaatacaaaaagtatgtttcccaatcgcaaaaagtaacattttcccCCAAATTTGACCGAACTTTccaaaacatacatgtatgccaaacttttccaattaactaaataattggtttattgagttttttATACTGCAATTTAAGTCTCTAGCACCTTTTAATATACACCTGAAAAtgttagaaagcagttaaacatgcacttataaacagttggtatactgttatttttaatcatattaataatgtttaaagttttcccaatttcatggttaatcAAGCTTTTTATCTGTATAAatatggcacaggctgtaaaatataaagcaacaaAAATcactatgttttttttattgcttaGGTAATTTGCTTATTGTTTATCGCTGGACCATTTGACTGTTAAGATACTTGTAGTCAGTTTACTTGTCTTGTTTTGATATGTTATCAGTGATATGTAAACAATACATTACCATAGCAACTGTGATGGTCATTTTGAGTACCGGTACCAGTGTTTCAAATGGAAAATTACAAGACTATTGAAATACCAGTTTTAATCTGTCGTTGAATTCATaggaaaacataacaaataacattttagtaAATGTACGGTGGTACCGTACCTTCTATTTAGCGAATCTCTTATATATAACCAATAATATTAACAGTTATATTTTGCTCATCCTGAGTGCATGCTACATATAGACATTAAAGACTGTTTATAatgaatgattttatgttcaaaaGAACACGTTTTACTCTGTCActttaaaagcatttaaacaaatgtagatttttacattttgtatatagACCCATCTCTTAACGGGATTTGTTATGGGAACACCCTTGGAAGGCAGATGGATAGGTTGCTGCTTTCCTTTCTCTTCATGATACAGTTTTCATAGAATCATCACCAAATAAAACCAACCTGTCCCACCAGGAATTTTAGACATATTCATTTATTGccaatgttttataaaaaagcaAAATTCTCTGTTTCAGCTCTGGTAACTCATTCTCCTTTCATCAAATCTTCACAAAACTATCCAGATATGGGGTCCATTTTTTACTACGAGAGAATATTTCTGTCCATGAccttaaacctatttattttagctctatgGCATCGAAAGCCTCGGGTTTATGGAAACGCtctagagtccgtttcctgggcctagaaccagtaattggtgtctaAAGGGAGatctaaactttaaaaaatgctaccacagtagggatcgaaccagtgacctcccggTCACTATCCAATACGCCATTGGGACCTTTTATCTTATGACCTCATGACGTTATTAATGATGATGATCCCTGGATCCCTATGTTAAGTGTCCTGGTTTCTGATTGTGAAATCATGATGAATTGTGTGAAATCATGATTCATTTCGCGAAATCATGATGAATTGTGTGAGATTGTGTTACAAACTGAAAACTACAATTGTATATAAGCTGAACTGTTATTCATAAGTATGAATGAAAAATATTTGTCGCAGAACTTTTTGTGCAATGTTCATGGATGGCTATTGAAATTGTAAAATCATTATTGGTGTGCAAAAGTTTTCTTTGATTTTGGGGTTTACGGATCCACAAATTCAACACAGACACATTCGAAAATGACTGATTACAGATTTGACAATGCCACATTTGtgtttttgcataattttaaatCCATGAAGTAACGAACCGATGATGGTCTTTTAACCACCCAATTTCTTGCACCAGAATATgtatgattttacagtatatcAGGTAGAGAAAAAAGCATTCAGAGTAATTTtagtattaaaaaataattgaaccTTGGATTTTAGTGTAATTGTGTTCGAAagtatatgagtcgtgttctgagaaaactgggcataatgcttgtgcgttaagtgtcatccaagattagcctgtgcagtccacacaggctaatcaggcatgccactttccgcttttatgatatcttttgtttaaatgaagtctcttcttagcaaaaatcaaatttaggcggaaagtgtcgtgcctgattagcctgtgtggactgcacaggctaatctgggatgacactttacacacatgcattatgcccagttttctcagaacagactcatgttattttacttttttgacCACTTCAGTGACTTTTACTAACAATAGGGACATTGATGATTGTTTATCAATTAATCTGTAAAGGCCTTTTCTTAGTACTCATGTGGGAGTTGTCATCGAGACTATGGTATATTTATATGGTGAATTTAAATGGAATAATTGTTAGATATATTTTTTCAGTATATGTGCTGTTCTTCTTTTACCATTAAATAGATAAtttgactttttatgccccctttcggagaaaagggggtatatagttttggcactgtctgtcagtcagtctgtctgtcagtctgtcacacttttcgtgtccactctctaactcaaatagttttcatccgatctttacgaaacttggtcagaagctgatctagacaatatctacgtcaagttcgaatatgggtcatgccgggtctaaaactaagtcacggggtcaaaaaaacaaatccaaggaaagtaataagctttaaatagaCATAATtgtctgacctgccaaattatttatttttgttaaataaatcaaagcagcgcagtaggcggcattgtgtttctgacaaacacatcgtggtaaaaggtcacggtcaaggtcatccttcaaggtctaaggtaaaaaatacaaatccaagggaagtaataagctttaaagggagataattattcaatattgaacacagcaacttgatatttggcaagcatgtgtatctcatggagctgcacattttgagtggtgaatctacagtcacggtagtagcttttaattatttgctactaaaaatagagatttgttagagacaattattttcaagggaagtaatttatacaattataaatctcagattatatatttccttaccaagaatttaagttcttttcacagttactgttaagatttttatttttattttttataacccaaatgattatttgtcaaaggttgtttttttaatgatataattatcatttctttcctgtaattatttgtgaatggtagggttcattgcatacctgtggacttatgtccatagatacatgttGAACtttggctatgatctctttgataaaccacaggccttggttgtcaatgatgtctgacttggtcattttttactgtctacagaccccccccccagttggattggacaaaatccaagagaagtaataagctttaaagggagatgatttctatacctgccaaatgataaatataatttttatttcaaagcggtgcagtagggggcattgtgtttctgacgaacacatctcttgttaaaatatAGAACTCTTTACTACTAAGTtggaaaaacaaaattattatagtctaaaatttatttaaatacataaaaatcaatacttatgtAATAATTAGTTTTTAATTTCGCCTGagcaagaaaaaaaatcatatttatattttgtatatctgAGGAAGACTTTTCATTCTTTTATCTTTTGAAATTGTAAGATTTTCTTTTCTAGAGcaatttaaattcatttatattttggaTTCAGTGTTGTGACTTTTGTGGATTTTGTTTCCAGAAGTTGTTTAGTCAATTGTTTGCATTTAATGCCTTGAAATTGTGTTAATTATAAAAACTAATCGCATGCCAACAAGAAAGGTGTATATATTGTTGATTTAACAGTAATTCGTATTGCACTGTTATCAATTATGAAACTACAGTATTTTATTGTGTACAATTAGTTATTATGAATAATGTGTTCATAAGTACTTTTGACAAAAAAGTTAAGAAAATCGTTCACAGAGTAGCAATTTTTGGTAGCGTTTCTTGTGAATATTTGTCTAGGTAATGGACAGTTATAAACACCATCAGAAGTGTACTACCCAAATAACATTACGGAGTCCATGGCGATCACTTATTACGTATTTAAACGAGGCTTTAAGGAGAACTGTACCTTGAGATTTTTTATACACGCAGTGTGTTTAATAAGATGCTATTTTTACACGGTAATgcagtttaaattttatttccatAAGACCAGCTGTGTTCCAAAGTTTGCGATTTCTGCCGAAAATTTGTCTGCATTGTTGAAcggttttaatttaaatttcgcGCCGAATTATCATGTTACCTTCCGTATTTTCAAAACGGAAGACCAACGGTaccttttatttttaaaaaaaatcccacagAAAGTATAAGATTCGTAACATGTATTAGTAACTCAAGTTACCGCAGCTCTCAATggatgctttttagctcacctgattgctcaggtgagcttttgtgaccggtctttgtccgtcgtatgtccgtacgtccgttaacatttgctcgtaaacactctagaggccacatttcttgtcccatcttcatgaaacttggtcagaagctttatcccaatgaaatctcagccgagtttgaaactgggttgtgccgggtcaaaaactaggtcactaggtcaaaaaaatgaaaaaccttgtaaacactgtagaagtcacatttcatgcccaatcttcatgaaaattggtcaaaacattggtccATGTCTCGGatttgtttgaaaatggtcgagatcggcgaaaaaacatggccgccagtgggcggggcatttttctctatatgtatatagtggcagttttccctatttggctatagagaaaccttataaacactctagaagtcacaatttttgcccaatcatcatgaaagttggtcaaaacattgattttattgatgatttctcggacgagtttgaaaatggacgGGATCgcaaaaaaaacatggccgcaagtgggcggggcatttttctctatatgtatatagtgaaaacatgtgaacacagtagaagtcacatttttggcccaatttgtATGAAGTTTGctctgaacatttgtttccttgttacgagagttgagttcaaaaatggtttcggtaagttgaaaaacatggctgctgggaggggggcagttttctcattatgccccccccccccccccttcgaagaagagggggtatattgttttgctcatgtcggtctgtccgtccaccagatggtttctgaatgataactcaagagcgcttatgccaaggatcatgaaacttcataggtacattgatcaggactcgcagataacccctattgattttcaggtcactaggtcaaaggtcaaggtcatgatgacccgaaatagtaaaatggtttccgaatgataactcaagaacgcttatgcctaggatcatgaaacttcatagaaacattgatcatgactcgcagatgacccctattgattttcaggtcactaggtcaaaggtcatgatgACCGGAAAAAGTAAAATCGTTtccagatgatatctcaagaacgcttaggcctaggatcatgaaacttcataggtacattgattatgactcgcagatgacccctattgattatcaggtcactaggtcaaaggtcaagttcacagtgccaaaaaaacgtattcacacaatggctgtcaaggtcatggtgactcaacttagaaaaatggtttccggatgataactcaagaatgcttacgcctaggatcatgaaacttcataggtacattgatcatgactcgcagatgaaataatgatgaaacttgaccagaatgtttgtctggacaatatctaggtcaagtttgacatttggtaaagattgaatgaaccgactcctctcaggtgagggaactagggccattttggccctcttgtttgtttatcATATTGGTGTCACTTTATGAGTATATGCCATAGAATAAAGGTTTATTAATGTTTAATCTTGAATACGCTGAAATACCGTAAAGTTGAAGAGTCATTATCTTGTTTACAGTacttttaaatacatttcaaGTTTATTTTCAAAGACGTTTTATCATTCGTTTACAATAAATTTCTGTGTTTACCTTATCTTGATATTTTGTTCATTCATTTTAAGTGTATTATAAACACCGTGCAATCATGACGTATTTATTTATTACGTAGTCAGTAAGTTTACGTTCGATTGTGTTTACCTATACCGTTGTTTGTGACTTCGTTTATACATAACTAGATATTTGTTAataacaaaagaaaaagaaaacaatcatgtctttgttgtttgttatttcaattacatgtatttgGAAATCCTGGATAATTCAAACCGACCTTTTGAAAATATGTCGCTTTACGTATGAAACAAAACAGTGAGACAGACCGGATGTCTTTTTAATTCTACAGTAAGGCCCGAACATTTATTGAACTATTTATATCCATTGTAAATTGTAGGACATGTTTAGTTTGAGAACATAAAATACTCTCAAGTCATCACTGACAAACCCTTATAGATCGACCTGCAGACACGTTTGATTGAAATACTGGGATTCGGCAAAAACTCGTGTCTTTTTTCTAAGTATATGTAGGATGTTGCCCGGTtggctcagttgggagagcgctGTCCCGATACTCCATGGCCGCGCTGTCCTGATACTGCGTGGCCGCGCTGTCCTGACACTCCGTGGCCGCGCTGTCCTGACACTCCGTGGCCGCGCTGTCCTGATAATGCGTGGCCGCGCTGTCCTGGTACTCCGTGATCGTGCTGTCCTGATACTCCGTGGCCGCGCTGTCCTGATATCCCGTGACCAACGAGTTCGAATCCTAGCCAGGCT from Dreissena polymorpha isolate Duluth1 chromosome 5, UMN_Dpol_1.0, whole genome shotgun sequence harbors:
- the LOC127882194 gene encoding ganglioside-induced differentiation-associated protein 1-like isoform X1, which codes for MKKASIDRPIFFYFPTSFSSQKVLFALNEKDVVVKKKLVSLSSGQQNESWYVRLNPDGYHTPVLKHGEKVIVEPDDIIDYISQITQGAGGHPLVPSLDSELGKNVQRMRKKLDSIPVDILTYGVIYHPHLSTTGCLIPYAMQRSMKENFEKRLSLLIELATRHPELRDSYLNKSQLAASNFDTITDVDRVKAQLDDLMNFFAEVEEQLRKIREEGSFISDELWLFGPMFTAADIGLAVLLHRLTLLGLARRFFPPDRCPCIHQYFYQVQKRPAFQKIQHEIGMLRLTLALQTLKAASPYLLALGIVGAGIGAGYYVYKKINESE
- the LOC127882194 gene encoding ganglioside-induced differentiation-associated protein 1-like isoform X2; its protein translation is MVLFALNEKDVVVKKKLVSLSSGQQNESWYVRLNPDGYHTPVLKHGEKVIVEPDDIIDYISQITQGAGGHPLVPSLDSELGKNVQRMRKKLDSIPVDILTYGVIYHPHLSTTGCLIPYAMQRSMKENFEKRLSLLIELATRHPELRDSYLNKSQLAASNFDTITDVDRVKAQLDDLMNFFAEVEEQLRKIREEGSFISDELWLFGPMFTAADIGLAVLLHRLTLLGLARRFFPPDRCPCIHQYFYQVQKRPAFQKIQHEIGMLRLTLALQTLKAASPYLLALGIVGAGIGAGYYVYKKINESE